The following DNA comes from Kiloniellales bacterium.
GTCCCGTTCAAAGCCGCGCTGTTCTTCTTCCTCCTGACCCGTTTCCGTTTGCGGGCCCGGTCGTCGCTGCTCTCGTCGCTCAGCCTCGCCAACTACAGCGAGTTCGGCCTCATCGTCGGTTCCCTCGCCGCGGAAAAGGGCTGGATCGGCGGCGAGTGGCTGGTGATCATCGCCGTGTCCGTTTCGATCTCCTTCATCATCGCAGCGCCCCTCAACCGGGCGGCCCACGGGCTCTACGCCCGGTCCAAGGACCGACTGCTGCCCTTTGAGACGAAGACCCGCCATCCGGAGGACCAGGACCTGGTTGTCGGCGATTTGGAGGTCGCGATCTTCGGCATGGGCCGCATGGGCAGCGGTGCCTACGACTACATCCATGAACACAGCGGCCTGCCCATGATCGGCATCGACAGCGACGCGGAGAAGGTGGCCGAGCACCAGGCTGCGGGCCGCACGGTGATCCTGGGAGACGCGGCGGATTCGGATTTCTGGGAGCGGATCCGCGACGAGCACCGAAAAATCCGCGTCATCATGCTGGCGATGCCGGAGCACCGTGCCAACATGTACGCGCTCGAGCAGATCATGGCGGCCGGCTTCAACGGCTACGTGGCCGCCCTGGCGAAGTATCCGGACCACGCCGAGGCGCTGGAGGCGGCCGGCGCCAACATTGCCTTCAACGCCTATGCCGAAGCCGGCGCCGGCTTCGCCGCCGAAATCGAGAGCGAGTTCCAGAAGCTGGCCGAAAACCGCAAGGCCAACGCGACAAGCTCGGATTAGATCGAGCCGGCCTCGACCATGTAGTTGTTGGCCGTGCACATGGCGGCGTCGTCGGAGGCCAGGAACAGCACCATGCGGGCCAGGTAGACCGGCTCGATCAGGTCCGGCAGGCACTGTTTTTGGCGATGCCGCTCCAGCGCCTCGGGCGTCGCCCAGAGCTCCTTCTGGCGCTCGGTCATGACCCAGCCGGGCACCACCGTGTTGACCCGGATCCGGTGCGGGCCGAGGTCGCGGGCGAAGGCGCGGGTCATGCCGTGCACCGCCGCCTTGGCGCTGGTGTAGACCGGCATGCCGCCCGACGCCTCCCACCAGGAGTTGGAGCCGAAGTTGATGATCGAGCCCTTGCCGGCGGCGATCATGCCCGGGGCGACCGCCTGGATGGCGAAGAACATGTGCCGCAGGTTGGCCGCGATCCGCTCGTCGTAGTACTCGGGGGTGACCTCGTCCCAGGCATGGCGGTCGTCCCGCGCGGCATTGTTGACCAGCACCGTGGCCGGGCCGAGCGCGTCCTGCAGCGCCGCGACGCCGCGCTTCAAGGCCGCGATGTCGCGCAGGTCGCAGGCCTCGAAGCGCAGCGTCGCACCGGCGCCCGTCAGGGTCTCGGCCAGGGCCGCGCCCCGTTCCGTGTCGAAGTCGAGGAAACCGACCTGGGAGCCCTGCTCGGCGAAGGCGCGCACGATCTCCGCGCCGATGCCCGAGGCGCCGCCGGTGACGAAGACCACCGCCTGGTTCAAGCTGGGATAGCGAGCGAAGGACATCGGGGTGGCTCCGTTCTGGATTGCTGGCGGTGTCATTCTTGGCCGAGCACCGAGCCTATCGCCAAACGCCACTCAGGCCCAATAGCGGAGCGTCGCATTTTCAGTCTAGCCACGGCGAGCGACCCACTTCGCGGCAAGGCCGTCCGCTTCCTCGCCTCACTCCCGGTCGCGCACGATGCGGAAGCCGATGTGGTTGGTCCCCAGACCCATTTCCTGCGCCTGCCGGGCCGCGGGACGATAGCGGTGGCAGAAGTTCGGTGCGCAGAGCCAGGAGCCGCCCTTGACGACCCGCCTGGGTCCAACCTCGGGGGGCGAAAAACGGGCGGCCAGGCGCTGCGGCGGCCCGCGCGGATCGGTCTCTTCCACCTTCGGGTGGCCCGGCACCCACCAGTCGGCGACGTGTTCCCAGACATTGCCGGCCATGTCGTGAAGCCCGAAGCCGTTCGGCGCGAAGGAGCCGACGGGTGCGGTGCCGTGATGGCCGTCCACCGCGTCGTCCTTCTGCGGGAAGGCCCCTTGCCAGGTGTTGGCCTTCCAGCCCTCGACCGGATCGTAGCTTTCGCCCCAGACGTAGTCGGCCCCCTCCAGGCCGCCGCGCGCCGCGTACTCCCACTCCGCTTCGGTCGGCAGCCGCCCGCCGGCCCATTTCGCGTAGGCTTCCGCGTCCTCGGGCGAGACCTGCACCACCGGATGGTCGTCGAGGGTGGCAATCGAGCTCTCGGGGCCCGTGGGATGGCGCCAGTTCGCACCATGGACGTAGCGCCACCAGGCCGTCGAGTCCCGCCGGCTGACCGCGTGCTGCGGAGGCGCGAAGACCATCGAGCCCGGCTGCAGCAGGTCTGCCGGCCAGTCCGGATGCTCGGCCGGGTCGAGCGCGCGTTCGGCCGTGGTGACGTAGCCCGTCGCGGCCACGAATTCCGCGAACTCGGCATTGGTGACCTCGGTCTTGGAGATCAGGAAAGGCCCGACCGTGACCCGGCGCAGCGGCCCTTCCTCGCGATAGTGCTTTTGCGAACCCATGAGGAAGGTGCCGCCGTCGAGCGGGATCATCTCGACGGCGGCAGCGACACGAGGCTGCAGCGCGAGGCCCATACAAGCCAGAACGGCCCAAGCGATGATCGCCAGATCACCATCCCACGTCTTGCGGATCATCCTCGGCAGCACAAGAGACCGCCTGATGTGTGCCCCACACAGGGCTTTCTTTGCCGCAACAAGCGGTCGGTCGAGGCCGGGTCTAGTCATGCGGGGTCAGCCCAGCCTCCTCGGGCAGGCCCGGTTCACGGTGCGGGAACTTGGCGATCAGCTCCATGTGGCTTTTCACGACGTTCTGGAAGGGCGTGATCGTCCAGAGATAGGGGAACATAGAGCAGTACTTCTCGCCGGGATCGCGAATCACGTTGCACATCGTGATCCCGGGCAGGCCGCCGTGGCCGGGCCCCTCGACCAGCGCTTTGATCTTCTCCCACCGAATGGCGCCGAGCTTCGGGCCACTGTAGTGGAACATGTAGTTGCGCCGCGAATGGCCCTCGCCGAGCAGCAGCAACGCGGTCTGGTCGACCCCGTCGACGATCCGGTCGGTCGGGAGTCGGTCGGTCGCCCCGGCAAGCCGTGCGGCGGTGGTGTAGAGATCGGTCAGGTGGATCATGTCGACCGGGTCCTGGCCGGGCTCGATCATCCCGGGCCACCAGGCCATGGCCGGCACCCGCACGCCGCCTTCCGTCACCTGGCCCTTGCCGCCCTTCAGCCAGGAATAGCCGGCGGTGGGCCAGAAAGCGTACATCGGGCCGTTGTCGCTCCACCAGACCACCAGGGTGTTCTCGGCGATGTTCTCCGCCCTCAGGGTCTCGAGCAGCTGACGCACATGGTCGTTATGCATGGCCATGAAGGAGGCCTGGGCGTTGGCGTTGTCGACGAAGGGCGCATCCCTGAACTCTTCCGAGCCGCTGATCTGTTGCGCATAGCTCGCCCAGTAGATGAAGAAGGGCTTGTCGTCCTGGGCCTTGTCTTTCACGTAGGCGGTGATCTGGGCGATCGACTCCTTCTCGAAGGCCTCCTGGCGCTTCTCACTCGGAGTGCCCGCGAGTCCTTCGATTGCCTTGCGACCCTGGCCCTTCTCGCCGATGTAGCCGCCGATTTCGAGGTCGATG
Coding sequences within:
- a CDS encoding NAD-binding protein — encoded protein: VGMKPDLGALLIGMLLAHHKRASEVAESLFGFKEILLVGFFLNIGLSGAPSLQGFGIAILLILLVPFKAALFFFLLTRFRLRARSSLLSSLSLANYSEFGLIVGSLAAEKGWIGGEWLVIIAVSVSISFIIAAPLNRAAHGLYARSKDRLLPFETKTRHPEDQDLVVGDLEVAIFGMGRMGSGAYDYIHEHSGLPMIGIDSDAEKVAEHQAAGRTVILGDAADSDFWERIRDEHRKIRVIMLAMPEHRANMYALEQIMAAGFNGYVAALAKYPDHAEALEAAGANIAFNAYAEAGAGFAAEIESEFQKLAENRKANATSSD
- a CDS encoding sulfatase-like hydrolase/transferase, whose product is MTIQETLTPSLTAAAALLAALSVTAVPARAQQADAPFLALQDRQKATWAEEDKTIDEKLAALEQRFGKKPNIIYILTDDVGWGELGWQGGGKHRGTPSEELDKMAYEGMRFWAAYSEPSCTPSRIAINTGRHPVRTGLTSVLWPGSDQGLSSEEKTVAEVLSEAGYNTAMWGKWHLGELPDYAPENQGYDYAYYGLFNGAPDAWQPAAEFYAGNMPQPTSPAFYDFPGNEAYKALTGIDLEIGGYIGEKGQGRKAIEGLAGTPSEKRQEAFEKESIAQITAYVKDKAQDDKPFFIYWASYAQQISGSEEFRDAPFVDNANAQASFMAMHNDHVRQLLETLRAENIAENTLVVWWSDNGPMYAFWPTAGYSWLKGGKGQVTEGGVRVPAMAWWPGMIEPGQDPVDMIHLTDLYTTAARLAGATDRLPTDRIVDGVDQTALLLLGEGHSRRNYMFHYSGPKLGAIRWEKIKALVEGPGHGGLPGITMCNVIRDPGEKYCSMFPYLWTITPFQNVVKSHMELIAKFPHREPGLPEEAGLTPHD
- a CDS encoding formylglycine-generating enzyme family protein, producing the protein MIRKTWDGDLAIIAWAVLACMGLALQPRVAAAVEMIPLDGGTFLMGSQKHYREEGPLRRVTVGPFLISKTEVTNAEFAEFVAATGYVTTAERALDPAEHPDWPADLLQPGSMVFAPPQHAVSRRDSTAWWRYVHGANWRHPTGPESSIATLDDHPVVQVSPEDAEAYAKWAGGRLPTEAEWEYAARGGLEGADYVWGESYDPVEGWKANTWQGAFPQKDDAVDGHHGTAPVGSFAPNGFGLHDMAGNVWEHVADWWVPGHPKVEETDPRGPPQRLAARFSPPEVGPRRVVKGGSWLCAPNFCHRYRPAARQAQEMGLGTNHIGFRIVRDRE
- a CDS encoding SDR family oxidoreductase, producing MSFARYPSLNQAVVFVTGGASGIGAEIVRAFAEQGSQVGFLDFDTERGAALAETLTGAGATLRFEACDLRDIAALKRGVAALQDALGPATVLVNNAARDDRHAWDEVTPEYYDERIAANLRHMFFAIQAVAPGMIAAGKGSIINFGSNSWWEASGGMPVYTSAKAAVHGMTRAFARDLGPHRIRVNTVVPGWVMTERQKELWATPEALERHRQKQCLPDLIEPVYLARMVLFLASDDAAMCTANNYMVEAGSI